In a single window of the Anaerocolumna cellulosilytica genome:
- a CDS encoding MATE family efflux transporter — protein MFNNKQLKKLIIPLIIEQLLAVTVGMADIMMVARAGETAVSGVSLVDTLNVLLITLFSSLATGGAVVAAQYLGHKETKEACKAANQLLLAVGCISLLIMGISLIGNQAILRTIYGSKVEKAVMDNAVTYFYITALSFPFLAIYNSCAALFRTMGNSKVSMMVSIIMNIINVGGNAILILGFRMGVAGVAYPTLVSRAVAAVIMLGLIHNAKNPIHISNIFHQRFDWKMIRRILNIGVPNGLENSVFQIGKVLVQGITASFGTVAITANAVGNTIAGLEVIPGSAIGLAMITVVGQCVGAGDLEQAKKYVIKLMKITYIIIIILNMGVLLLREPIIGLYNLSSETEALAMQLVIYHSICCCIIWPISFCLPNALRAANDVKNTMLISIISMWVWRIGFSFILAYSFKLGLMGVWIAMTIDWLFRGICFVTRFLSGKWKRHAYIS, from the coding sequence ATGTTCAACAATAAGCAGTTAAAGAAACTAATCATTCCATTGATTATCGAGCAACTATTGGCAGTAACTGTAGGTATGGCAGATATTATGATGGTTGCAAGGGCAGGAGAAACGGCGGTTTCTGGTGTATCCCTAGTGGATACGCTGAATGTCCTTTTAATAACATTATTTTCATCCTTAGCAACAGGTGGGGCAGTTGTAGCAGCTCAGTATTTGGGTCATAAAGAGACAAAGGAAGCCTGTAAGGCAGCGAATCAGTTGCTGTTGGCAGTGGGCTGTATATCGTTGCTCATCATGGGAATATCCTTGATAGGTAATCAGGCAATCCTGCGAACTATTTATGGAAGTAAAGTGGAAAAGGCAGTAATGGACAATGCCGTTACTTATTTTTATATTACAGCACTCTCTTTTCCGTTTTTGGCTATATATAATTCCTGTGCAGCATTGTTTCGTACTATGGGTAACTCAAAGGTTTCCATGATGGTATCAATTATTATGAATATTATTAATGTGGGTGGTAATGCCATTTTGATACTTGGGTTTCGTATGGGAGTTGCTGGTGTTGCATATCCTACACTGGTTTCAAGGGCAGTGGCTGCAGTAATCATGTTAGGGTTAATCCATAATGCAAAAAATCCTATTCATATTAGTAATATTTTTCATCAAAGATTTGATTGGAAAATGATTCGTCGTATTCTAAATATTGGAGTACCAAATGGATTAGAAAACAGTGTATTTCAAATTGGTAAAGTTCTTGTTCAAGGCATCACGGCAAGTTTCGGAACGGTTGCAATAACTGCCAATGCTGTAGGAAATACCATTGCAGGTCTTGAAGTTATTCCAGGATCGGCAATCGGTCTTGCTATGATTACTGTGGTTGGACAGTGCGTAGGAGCAGGAGATTTAGAACAGGCAAAGAAATATGTGATTAAACTTATGAAGATAACTTACATAATAATAATCATATTAAATATGGGAGTACTGCTTTTACGGGAACCTATTATTGGTCTGTATAATCTTTCAAGTGAAACAGAAGCTTTGGCTATGCAGCTTGTTATATATCATAGTATATGCTGCTGTATTATTTGGCCTATTTCTTTCTGCCTGCCGAATGCATTACGAGCTGCAAATGATGTAAAAAATACAATGTTAATTTCTATTATATCTATGTGGGTTTGGAGAATAGGTTTTAGTTTTATTCTCGCGTATAGCTTTAAATTGGGATTAATGGGTGTCTGGATAGCTATGACTATTGACTGGCTCTTCCGTGGTATTTGCTTTGTTACCAGATTCTTAAGCGGTAAATGGAAGCGACATGCGTATATCAGTTGA
- a CDS encoding HAD family hydrolase: protein MIKLVVSDIDGTLLHNGNQSLDAKTIQTILTLQEKGLLFAAASGRQYPNLIRLFGPASKDMIFICENGGLILYKDQILLSSSMDRTLGLALIEDIWNREGCEILLSGQFTSYLKPKSEEYYHRMKNIVRNDVTLIEDFKDIKEDFIKISVFEKAGIAKNSGDYFVSKWESYFKCTISGHGWLDFTAPDVNKGNALRFLLKKLSLSTSEVMAFGDNYNDLEMLSMVQYGYVMENAAKEIRDRYSLRAHSVADTLCDYFKLNL from the coding sequence ATGATTAAATTAGTTGTCAGTGATATTGACGGTACTTTATTACACAATGGTAATCAATCACTGGATGCAAAAACCATTCAGACGATTCTCACCCTTCAGGAAAAAGGACTTTTGTTTGCAGCAGCAAGCGGAAGACAGTATCCGAACTTAATCCGGTTATTCGGCCCGGCAAGTAAGGATATGATATTCATATGTGAAAACGGAGGGCTTATATTATATAAAGACCAAATTCTTTTAAGTTCATCTATGGACAGGACACTGGGACTTGCATTAATAGAGGATATCTGGAATCGTGAAGGCTGTGAAATCTTGCTGTCTGGTCAATTTACCTCTTACTTAAAACCAAAGTCTGAAGAATATTATCACCGTATGAAGAACATCGTAAGAAATGATGTAACCTTAATAGAAGATTTTAAAGATATTAAGGAGGACTTTATTAAGATATCCGTATTCGAAAAAGCAGGTATTGCGAAAAATTCAGGTGATTATTTTGTATCAAAATGGGAAAGCTACTTTAAATGTACCATATCAGGACACGGCTGGCTAGATTTTACAGCTCCGGATGTTAATAAAGGAAACGCCTTACGCTTTCTCCTTAAAAAGCTATCTCTTTCAACAAGTGAGGTTATGGCTTTTGGCGATAACTATAATGATTTGGAGATGCTCTCTATGGTACAGTACGGATATGTAATGGAGAATGCCGCCAAAGAAATCAGAGACCGCTATTCTCTCCGCGCACATTCTGTAGCAGATACTTTGTGCGACTACTTTAAACTTAACCTGTAA
- a CDS encoding chromate transporter, with the protein MNYIKLFLSFFQVGLFSIGGGYASLPMIKRQVVELNHWLTVTEYTDLITLSGMTPGPIAINSSTFVGTRVAGLPGAIIATLGCILPSVCIVLLLAFLYKKFQNLAIVKGILDSLQPVVVALIASAGVSIIIAAFWGGGSTPVSMKHIDTIAVFLFCSSLILLRKTKINPIFIMSGSGLLGLMLYLIF; encoded by the coding sequence ATGAACTACATAAAATTGTTTTTAAGCTTCTTTCAAGTGGGACTGTTTAGTATCGGAGGGGGGTATGCTTCTCTTCCTATGATAAAACGACAGGTTGTAGAATTAAATCATTGGCTGACTGTAACAGAATATACGGATTTAATTACCCTATCGGGTATGACCCCCGGGCCAATCGCTATTAATTCCTCTACCTTTGTAGGTACACGTGTTGCAGGGTTGCCTGGAGCCATTATTGCAACCTTGGGCTGTATTTTACCATCTGTATGCATTGTACTTTTGCTTGCATTTCTCTATAAAAAGTTCCAAAACCTTGCAATTGTGAAGGGGATATTAGATAGTTTACAGCCGGTTGTAGTTGCCCTGATTGCCTCTGCCGGAGTTTCAATTATTATAGCTGCTTTTTGGGGCGGGGGAAGTACTCCTGTTAGTATGAAGCATATAGACACGATTGCCGTTTTCTTATTTTGCAGCAGTCTGATTTTGCTTAGAAAGACGAAGATTAATCCTATCTTCATAATGTCGGGTTCCGGATTACTTGGTTTAATGCTATATTTAATCTTTTAA
- a CDS encoding MerR family transcriptional regulator, with translation MEYTVQKLARLAGVSPRTLRYYDELGLLKPARINSSGYRIYGKPEVNLLQQILFYRELGVSLDGIKDIITTPSFNSLAALKEHHKKLLAKKKQLELLIINVEKTIVSTEGRITMSDNEKFKGFKQNLIAENEAAYGVEIREKYGEEAINQSNQKLMNLTEEQYNQVKALEEDLFQTLSAAYETGNPAGALAQKAANLHKQWLCFFWEQYSPEAHAGLAQMYVADERFKAYYDKAQSGTTEFLKDAILNFTKTNR, from the coding sequence ATGGAATATACCGTTCAAAAATTAGCAAGACTGGCTGGTGTCAGCCCAAGAACTCTAAGATATTATGATGAACTCGGTCTTCTAAAACCTGCCAGAATCAATTCCTCCGGATACCGTATCTATGGAAAACCAGAAGTGAATCTGTTACAGCAGATACTCTTTTACCGGGAGCTTGGGGTCAGTCTTGATGGTATTAAAGACATAATTACCACCCCTTCCTTTAATAGTTTGGCTGCTTTAAAGGAACATCATAAAAAACTGCTTGCTAAAAAGAAACAGTTAGAGCTGTTAATTATTAATGTTGAAAAAACGATAGTATCAACTGAAGGGAGAATTACCATGTCAGATAATGAAAAATTTAAAGGATTTAAACAGAACTTGATTGCTGAAAACGAAGCGGCATATGGCGTAGAAATTCGTGAAAAATATGGAGAAGAAGCTATAAATCAGTCCAATCAAAAACTAATGAACTTAACAGAGGAGCAGTATAATCAGGTAAAAGCTTTGGAAGAAGATTTATTTCAGACATTAAGTGCCGCCTATGAAACCGGCAACCCGGCCGGGGCATTGGCTCAAAAGGCGGCAAATCTTCATAAACAATGGCTTTGCTTTTTCTGGGAACAATACTCACCAGAGGCTCATGCAGGTCTGGCACAAATGTACGTAGCCGATGAACGCTTTAAGGCTTACTATGATAAAGCACAAAGCGGAACAACCGAATTCTTAAAAGATGCTATTCTTAATTTTACAAAAACGAATAGGTAA
- a CDS encoding LysR family transcriptional regulator has protein sequence MKIFVTVCECNSVTAAAEKLYLAQPSVSLAIRELEEYYGIQLFDRISRKMLITEAGKMFLDYAIHIVDSFDAMEKEIRNWDSMGTMRVGSSITIGNFLLIRYVKEFREKYPHIKVTVTIQNSEEIEKRIMDNDIDFGLIEGVIHNNHIVSEKFMEDELVFVCGKGHALAESRVIQASQLSQWDFILRERGSGGRELFESALLTHNIEIAPIWESVSTQAIIKAVMEGLGLSVLPFELVKEELRKGNLIRLQIEEISLRRYFYIIYHKNKLLTHSAKEFITLCKKREIIA, from the coding sequence ATGAAAATATTTGTAACAGTTTGCGAATGTAACAGTGTAACTGCGGCGGCAGAGAAACTCTATCTTGCGCAGCCCTCGGTAAGTCTTGCAATCAGAGAATTGGAGGAATATTACGGCATTCAATTATTTGACCGGATATCCAGAAAAATGCTTATCACGGAGGCAGGAAAAATGTTTTTGGATTATGCCATCCATATTGTGGATTCGTTCGATGCCATGGAAAAAGAAATCAGAAATTGGGACAGTATGGGGACTATGAGAGTTGGCTCCAGTATTACTATAGGAAATTTTTTATTAATACGGTATGTGAAGGAATTCAGAGAAAAATATCCTCATATAAAGGTTACAGTAACAATTCAGAACTCAGAAGAAATTGAAAAACGGATTATGGACAATGACATTGACTTTGGACTGATAGAAGGGGTGATACATAACAATCACATTGTCAGCGAAAAGTTCATGGAAGATGAATTAGTATTTGTGTGCGGTAAGGGACATGCTCTGGCAGAAAGTAGAGTAATACAGGCCTCACAGCTTTCCCAATGGGATTTTATATTAAGAGAAAGAGGCAGTGGAGGAAGAGAATTGTTTGAAAGTGCCCTTTTAACTCATAATATTGAGATAGCCCCTATCTGGGAAAGTGTCAGTACCCAGGCAATTATAAAGGCAGTCATGGAAGGGCTTGGTCTGTCCGTACTTCCCTTTGAATTAGTAAAGGAGGAGTTAAGAAAAGGAAATCTCATAAGACTGCAAATAGAAGAGATTTCACTTAGGCGGTATTTTTATATTATATATCATAAGAATAAGCTGTTAACACATTCTGCAAAAGAATTTATTACATTATGTAAAAAAAGAGAAATAATAGCATAG
- a CDS encoding chromate transporter, with translation MKHTSKFYLQLFSSTFYISAFTFGGGFVIIPLLKKKFADDLKWIKEKDIIHITAIAQSTPGSVAVNASVLIGYQCGGLVGALLAILGTVLPPFLILSLVSLFYNTFQNNIAINLLLRGMQAGIAAVLVDVVFTMGREICKKKEAFSILMMLISFLAAYFFGINIALLILACGVIGAIQTMYRMRKGKET, from the coding sequence ATGAAACATACTTCAAAATTTTATTTACAGCTATTCTCTTCTACTTTTTATATCAGTGCCTTTACCTTTGGCGGCGGCTTTGTCATAATTCCCTTATTAAAAAAGAAATTTGCTGATGACCTTAAGTGGATTAAAGAAAAAGATATTATTCATATAACTGCAATCGCACAATCTACACCAGGTTCTGTAGCGGTAAATGCATCTGTTTTGATTGGCTATCAATGCGGCGGACTTGTGGGTGCCCTATTGGCTATTCTTGGGACGGTTCTGCCGCCCTTTTTGATTCTTTCCCTTGTCTCTCTCTTTTATAATACCTTTCAAAATAATATAGCCATAAATCTGCTATTAAGAGGAATGCAGGCTGGTATCGCGGCTGTTCTTGTAGATGTAGTTTTTACGATGGGGCGTGAAATATGCAAGAAAAAAGAAGCTTTTTCTATTCTTATGATGCTTATTTCATTTTTAGCTGCTTATTTTTTTGGCATAAATATTGCCTTACTTATTTTAGCATGCGGAGTCATAGGTGCCATACAGACTATGTATCGTATGAGAAAAGGAAAGGAAACATAG
- a CDS encoding ABC transporter ATP-binding protein, producing the protein MLKIIRLLKASIGSLIIVIALLALQAYCDLALPSYTSDIVDIGIQQGGVTSAVPDVIRESQLKYLMYMLDNKEQETVQNSYKYISKEEVSPSEYEEYLKECPILAEENIYVLNTKDKETIGELEAIMARAFLIVSSLQTESEQMAELKQKLSEGLPAEMASLKVIDIITMLPKEQAEPIIASIEDTFSQMPETIVKQASLKAVKTEYELIGMDTASIQSDYIVRTGLKMLGLALIAMISTILVGYLSARIAAGLGKDARSQVFKKVVGFSNTEFDRFSTASLITRSTNDIQQIQTTLVFMIRIVFYAPILAIGGIIKALNTNISMSWVIGVAVFGILGLVGTLFTIAMPKFKLMQKLVDRLNLVTREILTGLSVIRAFSKEKQEEKRFDVANTELTRTNLFVNRVMTFMMPLMMFIMNGITVLIIWSGANGIDQGSMQVGDMMAFIQYTMQIIMSFLMLSIISIMLPRASVSANRIVEVLDTDLSIHDPDNTQSLLPAKKGYVEFENVSFRYPKAEDDVLSNISFTAKPGETTAIIGSTGSGKSTLVHLIPRFYDVTEGSIKVDGVDIRNVSQNDLRDKLGFVPQKGVLFSGTIDSNIRYGKQDATTEEILKAARIAQAEDFINEKEEKYDTAISQGGTNVSGGQKQRLSIARAIAKDPEIYIFDDSFSALDYKTDIKLRKALKDEIGDSTVIIVAQRINTIIHAEQILVLDEGKIVGMGTHEELLKNCEVYKQIALSQLSKEELAYE; encoded by the coding sequence CAAAATAATCAGACTATTGAAAGCATCCATCGGGTCATTAATCATAGTAATTGCCTTACTGGCTTTACAGGCTTATTGTGATTTAGCATTGCCCTCCTATACCTCAGATATTGTGGATATAGGAATTCAGCAAGGCGGAGTAACCAGTGCGGTACCCGATGTTATACGAGAATCTCAGTTAAAGTATTTAATGTATATGCTTGATAACAAGGAGCAGGAAACTGTTCAGAATTCTTATAAATATATTAGTAAAGAAGAGGTCTCACCTTCTGAATACGAGGAGTATCTGAAAGAATGTCCAATTCTGGCAGAAGAAAATATCTATGTACTCAATACAAAAGATAAAGAGACCATAGGTGAATTAGAGGCAATTATGGCGAGAGCCTTTTTAATTGTCAGCTCATTGCAGACAGAATCTGAGCAAATGGCAGAATTAAAACAAAAGCTATCAGAGGGATTGCCGGCAGAAATGGCATCTTTAAAGGTGATAGACATAATCACCATGCTTCCTAAAGAACAAGCCGAACCCATAATAGCGTCCATAGAGGATACTTTTAGCCAGATGCCGGAAACAATCGTAAAGCAGGCTTCCTTAAAAGCTGTAAAGACAGAGTATGAGTTAATAGGGATGGATACGGCTTCCATTCAGTCTGACTATATTGTCAGAACAGGATTAAAAATGCTTGGCCTTGCCTTAATAGCTATGATTTCTACTATATTAGTTGGTTATCTGTCTGCACGCATTGCAGCAGGACTTGGCAAGGATGCCAGAAGCCAGGTATTTAAAAAAGTCGTTGGTTTTTCTAATACGGAATTCGACCGCTTTTCAACCGCATCTCTAATTACAAGAAGTACCAATGATATACAACAAATACAAACGACACTTGTTTTTATGATTCGAATTGTATTTTACGCACCAATTCTAGCAATTGGAGGAATTATTAAAGCATTAAATACTAATATTTCCATGAGCTGGGTAATTGGGGTTGCTGTATTTGGAATTCTAGGTTTGGTTGGTACATTATTTACGATAGCTATGCCTAAATTTAAACTGATGCAGAAGTTAGTGGATCGCCTGAATCTGGTAACCCGTGAAATCTTAACCGGCTTATCTGTAATCCGTGCGTTCAGTAAAGAAAAACAAGAAGAAAAGCGATTTGATGTTGCGAATACAGAATTGACCCGTACCAACTTATTTGTTAACCGTGTTATGACTTTTATGATGCCTCTTATGATGTTTATTATGAATGGTATAACCGTGTTGATTATCTGGAGTGGTGCCAATGGAATTGACCAGGGCAGCATGCAGGTTGGTGATATGATGGCATTTATACAATATACCATGCAGATTATTATGTCCTTCTTAATGCTTTCCATTATTTCCATTATGCTTCCAAGAGCGTCTGTTTCCGCAAACCGTATTGTAGAGGTTCTGGATACCGATTTGTCCATTCATGACCCGGATAATACACAAAGCTTATTGCCCGCAAAAAAAGGCTATGTGGAGTTTGAGAATGTATCCTTCCGTTATCCCAAAGCAGAGGATGATGTTTTATCAAATATTAGCTTTACGGCGAAGCCAGGTGAAACAACAGCGATTATAGGAAGTACAGGAAGCGGTAAATCCACGCTGGTGCATTTAATACCAAGATTTTACGATGTAACAGAAGGCAGTATTAAAGTAGACGGTGTTGATATCAGGAATGTCAGCCAGAATGATTTAAGAGATAAACTTGGCTTTGTACCTCAAAAGGGTGTATTGTTCTCTGGTACCATTGATTCCAACATACGTTATGGAAAACAGGATGCCACAACGGAGGAAATCTTAAAGGCAGCAAGAATTGCGCAGGCAGAAGATTTTATTAATGAAAAAGAAGAAAAATACGATACAGCAATTTCGCAAGGCGGTACGAATGTGTCCGGTGGTCAGAAACAAAGACTATCCATTGCCCGTGCCATTGCCAAAGACCCTGAAATCTATATCTTTGATGATAGTTTTTCTGCACTGGATTATAAGACCGATATCAAGTTAAGAAAAGCTCTAAAAGATGAAATTGGAGACAGTACAGTTATAATTGTGGCTCAGCGAATCAATACCATAATACATGCAGAACAAATATTGGTTTTGGATGAGGGAAAGATTGTGGGAATGGGAACGCATGAAGAGTTACTGAAAAATTGTGAGGTTTATAAGCAGATTGCCTTATCCCAGCTTTCAAAGGAGGAATTGGCTTATGAGTAA
- a CDS encoding ABC transporter ATP-binding protein, protein MNAGRHRRQSGHMGGPMGGVIEKPKDFKGSMKKLAAYMSKYKIGLLFVVIFAIASTIFNIVGPKILGNATTEIFNGLVKKINGTGGINFDAIGKTLMILLGLYIISMVFSLIQGFIMTHISQKVTYQFRKDISEKINRMPMNYFETRTHGEVLSRVTNDVDTLSQNLNQSISQTISSITMIIGVLYMMITISGTMTLVAILTLPLSMGLIGTIIKKSQKYFKEQQEYLGHVNGQVEEVYGGHNIVKVFNGEKQVVAEFEKANEKLYHSAWKSQFLSGMMQPIMAFVGNIGYVAVSILGGYLTIKNSIEVGDIQSFIQYVRSFNQPIAQIAQISSQLQQTAAASERVFEFLDEEEEVQYAKNPVKTDNIRSKVEFKHVKFGYNPEKIIINDFSAAVNPGQKIAIVGPTGAGKTTMVKLLMRFYDVNSGEILIDGHNIKDFNRGELRQMFGMVLQDTWLFNGTIMDNIRYGKEDATDEEVIAAAKAAHAHHFISTLPDGYQMILNEEASNVSQGQKQLLTIARAILANPKILILDEATSSVDTRTEVRIQKAMDNLMQGRTSFVIAHRLSTIKDADLILVMKDGDIIEQGNHEELLLQKGFYASLYNSQFEESA, encoded by the coding sequence ATGAATGCAGGCAGACATAGACGACAGAGCGGACATATGGGTGGACCCATGGGAGGTGTCATTGAAAAGCCTAAGGACTTTAAAGGTTCTATGAAAAAACTTGCTGCCTATATGAGCAAATACAAAATAGGATTATTGTTCGTTGTAATTTTTGCAATCGCCAGTACTATTTTTAATATTGTGGGACCGAAAATCCTTGGAAATGCTACGACTGAAATCTTTAATGGGCTTGTAAAGAAGATTAATGGAACCGGCGGCATTAATTTTGATGCCATTGGCAAAACACTGATGATTCTGTTGGGACTTTATATTATCAGTATGGTATTCTCTTTAATACAGGGATTTATCATGACTCATATCTCTCAAAAAGTAACCTATCAGTTTAGAAAAGATATTTCAGAAAAGATAAATCGTATGCCTATGAATTATTTTGAAACCCGTACCCATGGTGAGGTTCTCTCAAGAGTTACAAATGACGTTGATACGTTAAGTCAGAACCTAAATCAAAGTATTTCTCAAACGATTAGTTCCATCACTATGATTATCGGTGTACTTTATATGATGATTACTATTAGTGGTACCATGACACTGGTAGCAATATTAACCTTGCCTTTATCCATGGGGCTGATTGGAACCATTATAAAGAAATCACAAAAATATTTTAAAGAGCAGCAGGAATACTTAGGCCATGTAAATGGTCAGGTGGAAGAAGTATACGGCGGACATAATATTGTAAAAGTATTCAATGGTGAAAAGCAGGTAGTAGCAGAATTTGAAAAAGCGAATGAAAAGTTATATCATTCTGCCTGGAAGTCCCAGTTTTTATCCGGTATGATGCAGCCTATTATGGCGTTCGTAGGAAATATCGGCTATGTGGCAGTATCCATATTAGGTGGATACCTTACTATTAAAAATTCCATTGAAGTTGGTGATATTCAGTCCTTTATTCAATATGTAAGAAGCTTTAACCAGCCAATTGCTCAAATTGCCCAGATATCCAGTCAGTTACAGCAGACGGCTGCGGCTTCAGAGCGTGTGTTTGAATTTCTGGATGAAGAGGAAGAGGTTCAATATGCAAAAAATCCGGTTAAGACAGACAATATTCGGAGTAAAGTGGAATTTAAACATGTTAAATTCGGTTACAATCCAGAGAAGATTATTATTAACGATTTCTCTGCAGCTGTAAATCCAGGACAGAAAATAGCAATTGTTGGACCAACCGGTGCCGGTAAAACAACCATGGTAAAACTGCTCATGCGTTTTTATGATGTAAATTCCGGAGAAATTCTCATTGATGGACATAATATTAAGGATTTTAACCGAGGAGAGTTACGGCAGATGTTCGGCATGGTATTGCAGGACACATGGCTGTTTAACGGTACCATTATGGACAATATCCGCTACGGAAAAGAAGATGCTACAGATGAAGAGGTAATCGCAGCTGCAAAAGCGGCACATGCGCATCACTTTATTTCAACTCTGCCGGATGGTTATCAGATGATTTTAAATGAAGAAGCCAGTAACGTATCTCAGGGACAGAAACAATTATTAACAATAGCGAGGGCAATTCTTGCTAATCCTAAGATTCTGATACTTGATGAAGCCACCAGCTCAGTTGATACCAGAACGGAAGTAAGAATTCAAAAGGCTATGGATAATTTAATGCAAGGCAGAACTAGCTTTGTTATTGCCCACAGGCTTTCTACCATTAAAGATGCTGACTTAATTCTGGTTATGAAAGACGGCGATATTATAGAGCAGGGTAATCACGAAGAACTGCTGCTTCAAAAGGGATTCTATGCTTCCTTGTATAATTCTCAGTTTGAAGAGTCTGCTTAA
- a CDS encoding HIT family protein, producing the protein MEKDLNCAYCMEGELVAKFGIKICDLTTSKLYLFKEQSHKGRVIVAHNYHVGDMTQLTDEERTAFFADIAKVSGALQTAFNPDKVNYGAYGDTGHHLHFHLVPKYKEEFEWGGVFAMNPDKVYLSEEEYKDIIDQIQKHL; encoded by the coding sequence ATGGAAAAAGATTTAAACTGCGCTTATTGTATGGAAGGGGAATTAGTAGCAAAATTCGGTATTAAGATTTGTGACCTTACTACTTCAAAACTCTATCTTTTTAAGGAACAAAGCCACAAGGGAAGAGTTATCGTTGCTCACAATTATCACGTTGGAGATATGACTCAACTGACAGACGAAGAAAGAACTGCTTTTTTCGCTGATATTGCTAAAGTATCGGGAGCATTACAGACTGCTTTTAATCCCGATAAGGTAAATTATGGTGCTTATGGCGATACCGGACACCACCTTCATTTTCATTTGGTACCTAAATATAAAGAAGAATTTGAATGGGGTGGCGTATTTGCAATGAATCCGGATAAAGTATATTTATCAGAAGAAGAATACAAGGATATCATTGATCAGATTCAAAAGCACCTGTAG